GTAAGGGCTGTTTAATTAAACACCAATCACATTCAAGCACttttttattgacacaataataatattaccattactaatcatactcttgattattaaatcggactcccgcttcgcggtcgtccgattttctCAATCACTCGAATGATTACAGTCCGAAATGGACTCCTTTCAGTCCTTTAACCATTGATAAGGGACGTGAACGAGGTAAGTAATTAACTCTTAGATAAAAAACATCCTGGCGTGAAGTTTTACCTTAAGCAAGTCGTAAAAAATGGAAAGGATGTTATATTTTTTGTACTTCCTTGTTGTCTTATTTTTAAACAGACAGATCTGAAACAGAAGAAAACACAGTTTACCGGTAATAACAAATTGCAATATCAGCAGAAACACAGTTAATACGCTAAAATAGACAAAGAGACTTTTGTTGACCAATCGAGTAACGACGAAATTATATCCATGTTGCTGgggaaaataaaagaatgaaatattACGCTTGGTGATAAACTTCAAGAAGAAACAATGACTTTGCCAGTTACAATCTCAAAACAACCATTCTGATTTCATTTGAATATTATTTTACCGAGGTTATGAAAATTAAAACATCGCCGCGAGTGTACCCTtcagtcaataataattattttacgcTACTTACATCCCTGTGGAAAGAAGACCAAATTGAGACAAGGTTGCACTCCATGATACAATATGTTTGATATCCATGGATTTAACCCAAATTccacaaaattctcaaaaaaatCATTTAACGTTTTTTTCCGCGATCGTCATTTTCATTCTTCGACACGTGAAAAACCTGGGCCGAGGGGAACTTGGGAACCACAACAAGTCAACAAAGTGAAGAACGCCTGTTGGATACAGTGTTATAATGTATAATACTGTTTCTCAGTAAATCTTGCAATTATGAATCCGGTCGTGATTAACGAAGCCAAGAAAGTATTACGGCGTGAGATTAAGAAGAGGATAACCACAATGTCCGATGAACTGAAGTTGAAAGAGTCAATTTCAATCATGAACAAGGTAAAATTCACATCTGCTGAAAAGGGGCGAGGGATTGTCGTTTTAACTTCACTTTGGTTTGTGTTATTTggagaaatttttgaaaacctaTTACATAATTTACATATTGTCTTCTTCTCTTTAAGAATAGACTTTATCCATGTGCTAGTAAGTGGCGGGATATTCTGAAATGCGTTTTAAATAcagtaaaattaatgtgaaattGGTAGACTCTCTGTTCGCCCTGAGAATCAGAAGTCAGAAGGGTGAAATACCCCGGTGgtgtttaaaaattgccaacaaCGTTTCTTGCCTTAGTCATACCAGTATTTGATAAGTTAATATGAAGAATCACACTTATTAATCATACTATATAATGTTCATTGTCAAGCCTTACCTGCAAAAGAATAACTTTatcttttaatattattgtaagatGTCTTTCAGTTAGGAATTTGCAAGACAACTGAAATAGTGATAAAATTTTAGAGGATACTATTGTGCCAGCCATCACTTAGTGAAAGGCATTCTCCCTCCCCTCTCTTCCTCCAAAACTGAAGATTTGCTTTATCCTTTTCCGATATAGTTAATTGGAATGGAAGAATACAAATTAAGTAGAAGAATTTCAGTTTACCTAAGTATGCCATCTGAAGTTGAAACTGAGGGAATTTTGAAGGTGAGGAAGTAATGACCTTCAAAATGTCAACTCATTTTGTATCCTGAACCTTTGCAAGCATCCTTTTGAAACGTTTGACTTTTTTTCTGACATGCTTGAGATTCTATTTTTTGAGTTAGTTACAAACTGTTTGAccaatttcctttttgttttgcttcttggAACCACATGTGATCCTGCATGGTGCAGGATATATTCCAAACAAAAAAGTAAGTACCACAAATATCTGAAAAAAAGGCTTGAGACCTGTCTCTTTTCtgcggcccgtttctcgaaagtcccgaaacttttcgggtgtatttcgggtgacataattctctttgtatcttcaaaacgaaggtgtctcgaggcacgaaactttgcagttatttttatttttattccctttacaacatatgaaaagaccagctttatagAATAAGCAGATCGTAAtattacgaatggcttttcgggcccgaaaagttctcgggactttcgagaaacgggcccctggaacCACTCTGGATTtgtttcaataatattattgatatcGTTTTCAGAGATTGCTTTGTTCCACGCTACATTGGTTCAAACATGGACATGGTCAAACTGGACTCCATGGAGGACTTCTTTTCGTTACCACTCACTTCCTGGAACATACGGCAACCTGCAGGTAGCAGTTCAtcttccaattttttttcaagtaacTTTCTAAGCCATCAACATTCTTATTAAAATGCTTCCACCACAGCTGTCTCGTTGTTAGTTGCCATGATACATTGATTTGCTTCCttacaaaatttaatgataataattattttattgtaagaaCCTCACATGTCTTAAACATCTCAGTGCAGAGATTTATTGGATATGCTGTAATAATGAGTTTCTATGAGGTTATCAGGCAAATATAAACATCAAAGAAAAGATTTCTTGACCATAAACATCTATCTATTAAGATTTTATCTGTTAAAATCGCGGCACACTTTACTTGCTTTTGCAATATTGTAATTTTGTACAAATTTAAGACATAGAGACAGCAATTCTTTATTTACAGAGGATGATGAAAGGGAAGAAGCTCTATTAAGTGGAGGACTTGATCTTATTGTAGTTCCAGGACTCGGCTTCACAAAGGTATGTTTTTGATTGCTAGTGACATTTTATCTGTTATTCCAGCATcaaatttgtgatatttttaAGGCCACACATTCCCACACTCTTGCTCATCATGTTCAAGAACTTGAGATCTCAATATTGTGgacaaataaatattatttgtgtgtgtgtttgtgtttttttacaGCATGGTCTTCGTCTCGGCCGAGGTAAGGTAGGTGTATTCCATGGATATTCACTTTTGATTTCACCTGAATTAAAGAAGATGCTGATTGTTAACTTCAGCATAGTTAAACTATTAACTGCTACTTCAGTCAATTTATTTAGattcccttttttttctggGAAACTTTGAAAAGTTCTCCAAACAGGACTTGAACATTTGACTTCCCTGGAGGAAGCTTTGAAACAACAATGGCAACTTTTAAGGTGTCACCATCCTTCAACACCAAGGTTACCAGAAGTGTGCTGCATGcttattattatgtaatttttttcccGCACCTTGCTTTTAAGAAGTGTGAAATTACCACACTTGCGTTGGACAACAACGTGacaccctccccccccccataTGTCGAGTTTCGTGTGGGCATAATTCGCCCGTTATTCCCCGAAATTGAGAACACTCTTAGTAAACGTCGAATTGCATGATGGCAGTAATTGCAAATTGCTTAACGTTTTTTCTCGAGTGACATTTTTGTTTGCCTTTAATAAAGCCCCCTTCTGTTTACAAGCTCCTTTTGAATTTGTGGCCAAAGTGATGTCAATTTCCTCTCAGGGTTACTACGATAATTACATCAAAAAGTGCATCGACAATAGTGAAAGGAAACCATACTTAGTGGGTGAGTAATTCGAGATACATGTTAGGGAGCTCAAGCAtacaacgtttttgagccacggacggacaccggaagtgaactgttttcctattttacttgtcttcacactgccacatttatattttaaagtctctttgcgctagtacagacgattactttgaaaatctgggagagaccaatgtcctggcctgcaaaatgttcattgccggttgccgtccgtggctcaaaaacgttgcatgcttaagctccttatttaCTCCCGCTCAAAGGCATCCCGGTTAAATTTTTCTCATTTAACGTCAACAAGTGGCTTTGTTGCTGAAAATGTTAATATAGTTGCTGTGATAGTCTGATTTCAAATTGCAGCCCATCAAGATCCTTTCCATAACAATCAGTAGAAATTGAGATTTCCCGAACAAGGTTGAATACCCTTCGTACTAGGAGCCGCTCAACCCTGATCAGGTTGTTTATTTTTCCTATACAAAAACTGATGCTTTCCTTCTTTGCAGGTTTGGCTTTCAGCACTCAAATTTGTGATGACCTTCCAGTTACAGAAAGAGACATGGTATTAGATCACGTGATATCATATGAACCCGATTAATCGATTGGTTAGCGCCAAtaatagagaccttacgcaacaggacggctggaagactccggacggcagaatgacgaaaaactgTCGCGCAAGacctggctccagttgttcaaacgctggatagcgctctCCACTGGATAAAttactatccactggataactcaattggtttttctagtgtttatccgctggatagtgatttatccgctggacagcgctatccatcgtttgaacaactggggcctggaatGCACAGtcttgcgcgacattttttctACTCCCAGGTCTGGGCATTGTGTTGTTCTCCCTTCAGAGACCAAAGGCGAGAAGTTGCGAAAATATATGCTGTTAGCGTGTTAGAGATATTCCATCCTTATTCTGTGGAAAATCTGCGTGATAATGTCAATCTCTGGTGGCTTCAAGATAAGTCTCACCTATTAGATTTGAAAATGAGGAAATTATATACGAAATTAACCTTagattgaactgcggatatgaagCCAAGTAAAATATGatccccgttgaagtcctgactttttcaggcttctctacgcgattgcaaaaattgcgtccttaactgcgaggatcataggtTACAAGATTTGTAAAGCTAGCTTCTTCGCGACCTGAAATAATTTTGGAGACCTCTGTGTTTGCTTGTATAAAATCGGAATAATAGCAGCGcctttaatttatttatatatatgtcAAGTTGCTTTCAGTAAATCGAATCATTTTGGCGACAAATGCCAACTTTCTCTAGTTTTAAAACTAACCTATATCACACATCATCTCGAGTGTTTTTAGTGAAAAGTGCGAAGACCTTCAATTTTtagtaattattaattttctggAAAACTACGTACCATTAGTGTCACCCATCTATGCTGTGATCTTTGCTTCAAATAACTACTTGTTGCATTTGTCTGCCCTGAAGAGGATTTGGTTAATGTTCTTTTGTTTCCCTCGTCACCACTGTGACAAGTCTCCTCTTGTTTTCAATCTGATGCACTGGGATGAAGTTGCACATCCACTTTCGCAACTTCGTTTAGGCCTTCACTGAATATCCCGTGGAAAACTTTCATTCAAGAATTCGCGACCAGACCTCACCTCAGCACACTGCAACAAATAACAAACACTTGCTGTTCCATTTTTGCATCAAAACTGCGTCAAGGCACGGCATCCTTCAGACAAACTTTTCTTCCAACGAAAATCTTCTTACTTTCCAGAAATCAGCTCAAAGCAGCGGAATCATTAAGAAACATCTTTAAAAACATTATCAGTAAACCCAATAACAGCTATTCTGCAAATTCGATGGATGACGAGAAGCGGGAACGGATGTTGCCCTTTTTATATGAGAATATGTGTAAGTCAAAGATGGTTCTTCCTTTCGGATTGCATCTCTCACCCTTCGAAGACCTGGAACCAGATCCACTTAGAGATTGTGATCTTCCTACTTGTCAAAAACAAGATGATTCAAATTGGTGCGTCTTGAAGGGCTGCGGTTATTCTTTTCAAGGGACCTGTGTTGCAAACCGGACGTGTCCAGTCTGCCAAGAAGATACCCGACGTCATGTTCGCGGAAATGCTTAAAACCACCAAGGTGCGGTTTtgcagaaaaat
The nucleotide sequence above comes from Acropora muricata isolate sample 2 chromosome 12, ASM3666990v1, whole genome shotgun sequence. Encoded proteins:
- the LOC136893963 gene encoding 5-formyltetrahydrofolate cyclo-ligase-like isoform X5 encodes the protein MNPVVINEAKKVLRREIKKRITTMSDELKLKESISIMNKLIGMEEYKLSRRISVYLSMPSEVETEGILKDIFQTKKDCFVPRYIGSNMDMVKLDSMEDFFSLPLTSWNIRQPAEDDEREEALLSGGLDLIVVPGLGFTKHGLRLGRGKGYYDNYIKKCIDNSERKPYLVGLAFSTQICDDLPVTERDMVLDHVISYEPD
- the LOC136893963 gene encoding 5-formyltetrahydrofolate cyclo-ligase-like isoform X8, which produces MNPVVINEAKKVLRREIKKRITTMSDELKLKESISIMNKLIGMEEYKLSRRISVYLSMPSEVETEGILKDIFQTKKDCFVPRYIGSNMDMVKLDSMEDFFSLPLTSWNIRQPAEDDEREEALLSGGLDLIVVPGLGFTKHGLRLGRVLQTGLEHLTSLEEALKQQWQLLRCHHPSTPRFGFQHSNL
- the LOC136893963 gene encoding 5-formyltetrahydrofolate cyclo-ligase-like isoform X3, translated to MNPVVINEAKKVLRREIKKRITTMSDELKLKESISIMNKDIFQTKKDCFVPRYIGSNMDMVKLDSMEDFFSLPLTSWNIRQPAEDDEREEALLSGGLDLIVVPGLGFTKHGLRLGRGKGYYDNYIKKCIDNSERKPYLVGLAFSTQICDDLPVTERDMVWALCCSPFRDQRREVAKIYAVSVLEIFHPYSVENLRDNVNLWWLQDKSHLLDLKMRKLYTKLTLD
- the LOC136893963 gene encoding 5-formyltetrahydrofolate cyclo-ligase-like isoform X2 — its product is MNPVVINEAKKVLRREIKKRITTMSDELKLKESISIMNKLIGMEEYKLSRRISVYLSMPSEVETEGILKDIFQTKKDCFVPRYIGSNMDMVKLDSMEDFFSLPLTSWNIRQPAEDDEREEALLSGGLDLIVVPGLGFTKHGLRLGRGLAFSTQICDDLPVTERDMVWALCCSPFRDQRREVAKIYAVSVLEIFHPYSVENLRDNVNLWWLQDKSHLLDLKMRKLYTKLTLD
- the LOC136893963 gene encoding 5-formyltetrahydrofolate cyclo-ligase-like isoform X1; protein product: MNPVVINEAKKVLRREIKKRITTMSDELKLKESISIMNKLIGMEEYKLSRRISVYLSMPSEVETEGILKDIFQTKKDCFVPRYIGSNMDMVKLDSMEDFFSLPLTSWNIRQPAEDDEREEALLSGGLDLIVVPGLGFTKHGLRLGRGKGYYDNYIKKCIDNSERKPYLVGLAFSTQICDDLPVTERDMVWALCCSPFRDQRREVAKIYAVSVLEIFHPYSVENLRDNVNLWWLQDKSHLLDLKMRKLYTKLTLD
- the LOC136893963 gene encoding 5-formyltetrahydrofolate cyclo-ligase-like isoform X4 translates to MNPVVINEAKKVLRREIKKRITTMSDELKLKESISIMNKLIGMEEYKLSRRISVYLSMPSEVETEGILKDIFQTKKDCFVPRYIGSNMDMVKLDSMEDFFSLPLTSWNIRQPAEDDEREEALLSGGLDLIVVPGLGFTKHGLRLGRGKGYYDNYIKKCIDNSERKPYLVGLAFSTQICDDLPVTERDMKSAQSSGIIKKHL
- the LOC136893963 gene encoding 5-formyltetrahydrofolate cyclo-ligase-like isoform X6 — translated: MNPVVINEAKKVLRREIKKRITTMSDELKLKESISIMNKLIGMEEYKLSRRISVYLSMPSEVETEGILKDIFQTKKDCFVPRYIGSNMDMVKLDSMEDFFSLPLTSWNIRQPAEDDEREEALLSGGLDLIVVPGLGFTKHGLRLGRVLQTGLEHLTSLEEALKQQWQLLRCHHPSTPRVTTIITSKSASTIVKGNHT
- the LOC136893963 gene encoding 5-formyltetrahydrofolate cyclo-ligase-like isoform X9; amino-acid sequence: MNPVVINEAKKVLRREIKKRITTMSDELKLKESISIMNKLIGMEEYKLSRRISVYLSMPSEVETEGILKDIFQTKKDCFVPRYIGSNMDMVKLDSMEDFFSLPLTSWNIRQPAEDDEREEALLSGGLDLIVVPGLGFTKHGLRLGRGLAFSTQICDDLPVTERDMKSAQSSGIIKKHL
- the LOC136893963 gene encoding 5-formyltetrahydrofolate cyclo-ligase-like isoform X7; the encoded protein is MVQDIFQTKKDCFVPRYIGSNMDMVKLDSMEDFFSLPLTSWNIRQPAEDDEREEALLSGGLDLIVVPGLGFTKHGLRLGRGKGYYDNYIKKCIDNSERKPYLVGLAFSTQICDDLPVTERDMVWALCCSPFRDQRREVAKIYAVSVLEIFHPYSVENLRDNVNLWWLQDKSHLLDLKMRKLYTKLTLD
- the LOC136893963 gene encoding 5-formyltetrahydrofolate cyclo-ligase-like isoform X10; amino-acid sequence: MDMVKLDSMEDFFSLPLTSWNIRQPAEDDEREEALLSGGLDLIVVPGLGFTKHGLRLGRGKGYYDNYIKKCIDNSERKPYLVGLAFSTQICDDLPVTERDMVWALCCSPFRDQRREVAKIYAVSVLEIFHPYSVENLRDNVNLWWLQDKSHLLDLKMRKLYTKLTLD